The following DNA comes from Kluyveromyces lactis strain NRRL Y-1140 chromosome E complete sequence.
TGTTCTGTTTGGCTTCAATTTCCTAGTATCTCGATATTGAATTAtggttattattattcaaaattttaAGCGTTACCagttgaaatatatatacagaTATTTAACAGTAGTATTAGGTGGTACTGTTGTGTTAGCATAAGACTACGTTAAGGTAAACCAAGGATCAAGTAACAATGGGTATGTCTATAGACGTGTTATAAAGAGCACCAACCGAATTGACGAGATTTTAGCGTGGGTTATACGTTTTATGAATTAAATAATGAAATGATGATTACAGATACCGATACGAATATGGGATATGTTTGATATAAGATAACTGAGAAATAGGATGAACTTATGAGATTAGCGTGGTTAACTTCTACGGAGACAAACGTATTATTATTCACAGAGAAATTCCAGATGAGGAGATTCCTGAAATGATAAGATGAATGAATCTACACAATATTGATTTTAATGTAACCAGGGACAGAATATGATGAAAACCTATATTAGCTTTCATAATGCATCGAATAGAATAtatgaggatgaagaacaTGAAAATTCAGAGACAGATTTCTCATTTTGGAGCACTCGTAATCAGCAGGTAAATTCAGGAGCACCTATTTGTGAAGAATATAACCGCAACGCCGAAACAACTCATCTCAATGGTGGTTTGGTATTAACTTTTTTACttccaattgatgaatACATTTTGACTAACAAACTAACTTAAAATTTGGATCTCTCGGTAATTATTTATCGAAatgtttcattttgaatttttaaACAGCTATCTCCAAGAACTTAccaattttgaagaaccaCTTCAGAAAGCACTGGCAAGAACGTGTCAAGGTGCACTTCGACCAAGCTGGTAAGAAGGTCTCCAGACGTCACGCCAGAGCTTCTAAGGCTGCCAAGATCGCTCCAAGACCATTGGACTTGTTGAGACCAGTCGTCAGAGCTCCAACTGTTAAGTACAACAGAAAGGTTAGAGCTGGTAGAGGTTTCACCTTGGCTGAAATTAAGGCTGCTGGTTTGACTCCTGCTTACGCCAGAACCATTGGTATTGCTGTCGACCACAGACGTCAAAACAGAAACCAAGAAATCTTGGACTTGAACATCCAAAGATTGAAGGAATACCAATCTAAGATCATCGTCTTCCCAAGAAAGGGTAAGGCTCCAGAAGCTGAACAAACTTTGTCTGCTGCTGCCTCTTTCCCAATTGTCCAACCAGTTACTGACTCTGAAACCAGAGCTGTTGAAGACAACGGTGAATCTGCTTACAGAACTTTGAGATTGGCTAGATCCGACAAGAGATACAAGGGtatcagagaaaagagAGCTAAGGACAAGGCTGAAGCTgaagctgaaaagaagaaataagCAACTCCATACcttttattcaaatactAGACAAAACgttgttttattttataAATATCTTTTAATCAAATTATCTTTCCGTCATTAAGAATTAATGTCACCGCATCCCCTTTCTCAATAAGTTTCCTGTTTGGTAATTATGAGACATTGTCTACCGTGTAAAAAAACGTATAAACTATAATATTTTACATCTAATTCAAATTATCAGATTATCAATTTGTCTAATGATATTATGGAACCTTATACGATCCTActtatatttcaaagtgTCACTAGTGATGAGATGCTTTGAAGATTGGACGTTTGTGTATTAAAAACGGTtgattatatatacatatttgTGTATACACTCAAATGATGTGTTATTTGATTCTCAAATTTAACGTAGTAAGTAGTAGCTTAATGCGCTAGTAATAAAAACAGAATTTATTCCTCCTATGTTAAAAGTTAACCTAATTTAATCGAACAAACCGAAACCCATGTCATCATCGGATTCTTCCTTggcttcttcttccttttcttcagcagcagcttcttcGGCACCGGCAGCAGCACCACCAGTAGCAACTGGAGCAGCACCACCAGCACCAGCTTCGAACTTGACCAACAAGTCCTTGATGTTTTGCTTAGCCAAAGCCTTAGCAAAGATATCAGCCCAGATACCTTCAACTGGGACGTTGGCAGCTTCAGTCAAAGCCAACAACTTTTCAGAAGAGACTTCGATATCAGCATCAGCCAAGATCAAAGCAGCGTAAGACAAAGCAGTTTCAACAGACATTTCTAATGTAAAATTTCCTGGTTCTGGCAAGTGTAGAGATAATCAGATTAAGCTCGTAATGAAGCAGACTATTTCTTTGGTCCTTTGAAAATAAGAGAAACTAAATAATAAAACGATATAAGTAATAAGAATATTTCATAAAAGAAGCttcaaattgaacaaatgCCATCATGTGTAAAACAAATACTTTTCCTATCGAAATGTTAAATGGTTACTCCTGTAAGTTTTATTGATATTTCACATCTCATCGTGGAaaggtgaaaaatttcaggAAAAGCTGCGTGGTTTCGTCAGGCATGATAATTCGTGTGATGTGATATAATGTTTCTGCATGAAACGCTGGATGTACAGAGTCAGCGTAGATGTACAAGGGAGAATCCCTGATATTGAGTCGGAGTGAGTCCGCAGATGGGTGCTATATTCCACATAATATTCTATGTTTTAtaaacatatatatactcGCGCGCAGTGTTACTGATGAGTGTACCTTGTATCTTAAGGTATGATGCGAAAGTTATGGGATTGTTAAAAGATGCATGCAAAGTGAAGTAATTTGCGAATGTGTTGATTGTATCTGTCGTTAGTCGTGAAGGTAATGAAGGAGACAGCAGTGCAGGAGAAAATGCTTTCAGTTCATGAAATAAGCTCCAAATTAGGTTAATGATCCTGCAAACTTAGTTTGATTGCTTGTTGGAGCATTTCGTCATCCAGTTCTTCTAATGTTTTCTGACGACGTTGAGGACTATTCCCTCCGTCAGGGCCTCcaactgaagaagaaatggatgCGTGTCTAGAAGGGTGTTCGGGATCAATTAATTGATTACTCATGTGTATTGCAGTAGCTTTTGCTGATCTTCTAGCGAGTCTtaatctttctttggttAGATTGATCTCCCAGTCAGGTCTTATAGAATCGGATGTTATCACAGACGGATCATCGGCTGCTATTGAGCCCCTACGAATTTGTTCTATAGTTACGAgttcgtcatcttcattgcTGCTAGAATCCGATACTAGGCCTTCACGGTCCTTGTATTCGGCAATCTTGTATTCGGAAGCGTAGATCCCGTTGATTCCAGTCCGCACGTCCCTGCGCGGTTCGTATGTTACACCAAACTCTGCAGTGGCACAGTAAGGGCAATTGGCAGGTTCACTGACAAGAAGGTTGGGATCCTTCAATTCGTCCGGTTCTTGATCTTGAGTTGGATCTACCTCTTCATGCGGGAAGTGTGGTGCGGCACGCTTGATTTGGACGAAGCATTCAGTACAGATCGGTTGCTTGCAACATCTGGAAATATTCAAAGGCTTAGGAAAGTAGAGGAAACATATTGGACATTCTGCTCCATTTTTGTACAAagtatatttcaaatcatcacTGGGTAAAGCCGGGTTCTTTGCTTCCGTAtgttttttgttcataAGTTTCAGCTCAAGATACCGTTCATTTGCCCTCTCCTGCCAACCAactcttttgaaatataacCTTGCCTTAGAAATTTTCGACCTTTGCCTTCTTTGTTCCCTTTTCGAAGCGGTACTATCCAGTAGATAGTCAAATTCGTCATCGGCTAAATCACCGGTCGGAACTCCCTCAAAT
Coding sequences within:
- the RPP1A gene encoding ribosomal protein P1 (highly similar to uniprot|P05318 Saccharomyces cerevisiae YDL081C RPP1A Ribosomal protein P1 alpha a component of the ribosomal stalk which is involved in the interaction between translational elongation factors and the ribosome accumulation of P1 in the cytoplasm is regulated by phosphorylation and interaction with the P2 stalk component), yielding MSVETALSYAALILADADIEVSSEKLLALTEAANVPVEGIWADIFAKALAKQNIKDLLVKFEAGAGGAAPVATGGAAAGAEEAAAEEKEEEAKEESDDDMGFGLFD
- a CDS encoding 60S ribosomal protein eL13 (highly similar to uniprot|Q12690 Saccharomyces cerevisiae YDL082w RPL13A ribosomal protein or uniprot|P40212 Saccharomyces cerevisiae YMR142c RPL13B): MAISKNLPILKNHFRKHWQERVKVHFDQAGKKVSRRHARASKAAKIAPRPLDLLRPVVRAPTVKYNRKVRAGRGFTLAEIKAAGLTPAYARTIGIAVDHRRQNRNQEILDLNIQRLKEYQSKIIVFPRKGKAPEAEQTLSAAASFPIVQPVTDSETRAVEDNGESAYRTLRLARSDKRYKGIREKRAKDKAEAEAEKKK
- the SIP5 gene encoding Sip5p (similar to uniprot|P40210 Saccharomyces cerevisiae YMR140W SIP5 Sip5p facilitates the interaction between the Glc7p phosphatase and the Snf1p kinase), coding for MGNVPGKIDSPQDPANRKQQRSESLNFGSQGPKNLNRNRRATSLVGNLLSASGRARSDSYNSANGYNGNSPNPYKKKSLKEKEKLKEKHARQLVVKYNETVDGGFLAPFGCYNFDKLDYEADIVKNLIIERRLAPFYTPLQEFDQTWTREEVIKIVDGLPLHCSFQQDPEEFEGVPTGDLADDEFDYLLDSTASKREQRRQRSKISKARLYFKRVGWQERANERYLELKLMNKKHTEAKNPALPSDDLKYTLYKNGAECPICFLYFPKPLNISRCCKQPICTECFVQIKRAAPHFPHEEVDPTQDQEPDELKDPNLLVSEPANCPYCATAEFGVTYEPRRDVRTGINGIYASEYKIAEYKDREGLVSDSSSNEDDELVTIEQIRRGSIAADDPSVITSDSIRPDWEINLTKERLRLARRSAKATAIHMSNQLIDPEHPSRHASISSSVGGPDGGNSPQRRQKTLEELDDEMLQQAIKLSLQDH